In candidate division KSB1 bacterium, a single window of DNA contains:
- the aroE gene encoding shikimate dehydrogenase has protein sequence MLDSQTKLFGILGNPLSHSLSPALHKYLLNEISQEGRYHSFEIKKNQLADTINGIKADGFLGFNVTIPYKQTIIPHLSKMDEEAHFIGAVNTVHIQGNKLFGFNTDGQGFISAVKKRRVQPENFSAIVLGAGGAARAVIFNLIRCGVKKLFIFNRTLQRAESLAMEVCKKFPSVGVDSGDSESKTISSAVGSHHLIINATSLGMWPDIRKAPYLFEEDASGWVAIDLIYNPLQTKFLKSAQEAGAKTLDGLDMFIFQGAASLRIWLGLENGIEFNHEQLRNYLSRELEKYGHN, from the coding sequence GTGCTTGATTCTCAAACAAAGCTTTTTGGGATTCTTGGAAATCCACTTAGTCATTCGTTGTCTCCGGCGCTGCACAAATATTTGCTAAATGAGATCAGTCAAGAAGGCCGCTATCATTCTTTTGAAATAAAGAAAAATCAACTCGCTGATACTATTAACGGAATAAAAGCGGATGGCTTTCTTGGCTTTAACGTTACGATTCCGTACAAACAAACAATTATCCCGCATCTATCTAAAATGGATGAAGAAGCTCATTTCATTGGCGCAGTAAATACCGTTCATATCCAAGGTAACAAACTTTTCGGATTTAATACGGATGGCCAGGGCTTTATTTCAGCGGTAAAAAAAAGACGTGTGCAGCCTGAGAATTTCTCGGCGATTGTACTTGGGGCAGGAGGGGCAGCCCGCGCTGTGATTTTTAATTTAATTCGATGCGGAGTGAAAAAACTTTTCATCTTCAATCGAACTCTGCAGCGAGCAGAAAGCCTGGCAATGGAAGTTTGCAAAAAATTCCCATCTGTCGGAGTCGATTCCGGTGATTCAGAGTCGAAAACTATTTCTTCGGCAGTAGGCTCACATCATCTGATTATTAATGCGACTTCTTTGGGAATGTGGCCGGACATTCGTAAAGCGCCCTACTTGTTCGAAGAGGATGCGTCGGGTTGGGTCGCAATAGATTTAATTTACAATCCGCTGCAAACGAAATTCTTAAAGTCTGCACAGGAAGCTGGAGCAAAAACACTAGATGGTTTGGATATGTTTATTTTTCAAGGGGCGGCTTCTTTGAGAATTTGGCTTGGATTAGAGAACGGTATTGAATTCAATCATGAACAGTTAAGAAATTACTTGTCGAGAGAACTTGAAAAATATGGGCACAATTAG
- the aroC gene encoding chorismate synthase, with translation MRYLTAGESHGQGLVGILEGIPAGLEITEEDIAVDLKRRQMGHGRGGRMKIEQDKAQIFSGVRFGKTLGSPIALILENKDWKNWQTKMSVKDIDESIKEVRVPRPGHADLAGAIKYGHRDIRNVLERASARETAMRVALGAIASKFLAEFSIKIVSHVLQIHSISNSFTVAGLGEKKSDLTFELSEISDLADRSSVRCLDGSIEKEMIAKIDQAKKDKNTVGGIFEVACLNLPIGLGSHVHWDRKLDARISHAMMSIPAMKGVEIGLGFEAGTRFGSEVHDQIYYDKDSKKYFRSSNGAGGLEGGITNGMPLVVRVAMKPISTLMRPLDSVDMATKEQTEAHVERSDVCAVPAASIIGEAILALVLTEAFLEKFGGDSIKEITRTYKAWEKNSNS, from the coding sequence ATTAGATACCTGACCGCCGGTGAGTCACACGGGCAAGGCCTCGTCGGAATATTAGAGGGGATTCCAGCCGGCCTGGAAATCACAGAGGAAGACATCGCTGTAGATTTAAAGCGCCGGCAAATGGGTCACGGCCGGGGTGGCCGCATGAAAATTGAGCAGGACAAAGCCCAGATTTTTTCCGGAGTGCGTTTTGGCAAAACACTCGGCAGTCCGATTGCGCTGATTCTGGAAAACAAAGACTGGAAAAACTGGCAAACAAAGATGTCCGTTAAAGACATCGATGAATCTATTAAGGAGGTTCGGGTCCCACGTCCCGGACACGCCGATTTAGCTGGTGCCATCAAATATGGACACCGGGACATCAGGAACGTGCTGGAACGGGCGAGCGCACGGGAAACAGCCATGCGAGTTGCTTTGGGTGCGATTGCCAGCAAATTTTTGGCGGAGTTTTCTATAAAAATCGTAAGTCATGTTCTACAAATTCATTCAATTAGCAATTCTTTCACCGTCGCAGGTTTGGGCGAGAAAAAATCTGATTTGACTTTCGAATTAAGCGAGATCAGTGATCTGGCGGACCGCTCGTCGGTTCGATGCCTGGACGGTTCAATTGAAAAAGAGATGATTGCCAAAATTGACCAGGCCAAAAAAGACAAAAATACCGTAGGCGGTATTTTTGAAGTTGCCTGCCTAAATTTACCTATTGGCTTGGGCAGTCATGTTCACTGGGACCGAAAACTGGATGCCCGGATTTCCCACGCGATGATGAGCATTCCTGCAATGAAAGGGGTAGAGATTGGTTTAGGATTTGAGGCGGGGACTCGTTTCGGCTCTGAAGTTCACGACCAAATTTATTATGATAAAGATAGTAAAAAATATTTTCGATCCAGTAATGGTGCGGGCGGCTTGGAAGGCGGGATCACTAACGGCATGCCTTTGGTGGTGCGAGTTGCGATGAAACCCATCTCCACATTGATGCGGCCTCTGGATTCCGTTGATATGGCAACGAAGGAGCAAACTGAGGCGCATGTCGAACGCAGCGACGTCTGTGCCGTGCCGGCTGCCTCGATAATTGGGGAGGCAATTTTAGCCCTGGTTTTAACTGAAGCGTTTTTAGAAAAATTTGGCGGCGATTCAATTAAAGAGATAACCCGAACCTATAAGGCATGGGAGAAGAATTCAAATAGCTAA
- a CDS encoding shikimate kinase, with protein MGAGKSTVGKILAEKLNRDFYDTDQAIEESTKKSISEIFESEGEDYFRDREEEIVKKIASEVKEAVVALGGGAILKLTNWELITRSGVIVYLQWKFNSLLNRLTNDDSRPLAAKIPRESYQTEFLKLFELRKPIYAQADFIIDCSDDMSETQVADEIINELEKRK; from the coding sequence ATGGGGGCGGGGAAAAGCACAGTCGGAAAAATTCTGGCTGAAAAACTAAATCGAGATTTTTATGATACTGACCAGGCAATTGAAGAGTCAACTAAAAAGTCAATTTCTGAAATATTTGAATCTGAAGGAGAAGATTATTTTAGAGATAGGGAAGAAGAAATAGTAAAAAAAATAGCCAGTGAGGTAAAAGAGGCTGTCGTTGCGCTCGGAGGAGGCGCAATTTTAAAGCTCACAAATTGGGAGTTAATCACTCGTTCCGGAGTTATTGTTTATTTGCAATGGAAGTTCAATTCCCTTTTAAATAGACTCACCAACGATGATTCAAGACCATTGGCTGCAAAGATACCGCGGGAGTCTTACCAAACAGAATTCTTGAAATTATTTGAGCTTCGAAAACCGATTTATGCGCAGGCCGATTTTATCATCGATTGTTCTGATGATATGAGTGAAACGCAGGTTGCTGATGAAATT